The Streptomyces sp. NBC_00483 genome contains the following window.
GCGCGACCTCCACACCCCGGCGCCGCGCACCGGGGGAGGCTTCGGCCGGCTGTTCTCCCCCGAGTACCGCAAGGCCACGATCTTCGTGAGCGTCTTCTGGGTCTGCAACGTCACCCCGTACTTCGCCATCGGCGCCTTCGCACCGACCGTCCTGGAACACCTCGGCATCAAGGACGGCCTGACCGGCGCGCTGGCGATCAACGGGCTCGTGGTCGTCGGGTCGATGGTCTCCGTGCTGCTCATCGAACGCGTCGGACGGCGCAAGCTGGCCGTTCCGCCGTTCTGGATCTCCACCGTCGCCCTGGTCGTCGTCGCCTTCTTCTCGGGCACCTCCGCCGTCCTCGTCCTGGTCTGCTTCCTCGTCTTCTCCCTGGTGAACGCCGCGTCCACAGCGCTGTCCGGGGTGTATCCGGGTGAGGTGTTCCCCACGGAGATCCGCGGCGCGGGCGTCGGTTTCGCCACCGCCGTCTCCCGCGTCGGCGCCGCGGCCGGCACCTTCCTCCTGCCGCTCTCCGTCGACAGCCTCGGCACCTCCGTGACGATGCTCCTGGCGGCCGCCATCAGCCTGATCGGCGGCATCGTCTCGCACCGCCTGGCCCCCGAGACCAAGGGCCTGACCCTCAGCCAGGCCTGCGCCCCCGCGCAGTCGGCCTGAACCCGTAGCACCGCGACGACACGTCCCGGCTCCTGCTCGTCGGCAGGGAAGCGAAGAACCGCGACGAGCGGGAGCCGGGGCGTGAGCTCCACGTACACGCCAGAACCACGCCGGTTAAGTCTGTTCTGTCCGGTGTTCCAGGCGGTAGCTTTGACAAGAGGTCGCCCGAGGGAGGCTGATGCCATGCCGTGGTACGTCTGGCTGCTTGCCGCCGCGGGTCTTGGCGCCGCGGAGTTCTTCACGCTGACACTGGTCTTCGGGCTGTTCGCGGGTGCGGCCCTGGTGGCGGCGGTGGTCGCCGGCGTGGGTGTCGGCCTGCTCGGCCAACTCGTGGCGCTCGGGGTCACGGCGGCCGCGGGCCTGATCCTCGTACGGCCTGTCGTGCTGCGCCACCTGGCGCAAACGCCCCTCATCCGCGACGGCAGCGATGCTTTGATCGGCAAGCGCGCCGAGGTCATGCAGGAGGTCACCGCGACCCGCGGCCTGATCAAGCTGTCCGGGGAGCAATGGTCCGCCCGCACCCTCGACGAGAGCCACGTGATCCCCGTGGGGGCGCTGGTCGACGTCATGGAGATCGAAGGCGCGACGGCGGTCGTCTACCCCCGC
Protein-coding sequences here:
- a CDS encoding NfeD family protein, with amino-acid sequence MPWYVWLLAAAGLGAAEFFTLTLVFGLFAGAALVAAVVAGVGVGLLGQLVALGVTAAAGLILVRPVVLRHLAQTPLIRDGSDALIGKRAEVMQEVTATRGLIKLSGEQWSARTLDESHVIPVGALVDVMEIEGATAVVYPRELLP